TTGTTCATCAATGAAAAGATCTGGGCAGGTAAATAGCAATCCCCATTAGAAGAATTTGAACCATAACGGAATATAGCTGCTTTACACGAACAGTTACCTAGACATGCTTGCTTACAGCTATCCATATTGGTACTAGTAATATCTGCATTCAATGTGAAGTAAGTCATATCTTTTAGCTCAAGAAAATTATGATATCGTGAAGCATTGCAATTCAAAGGAGTGATCTCAGAACAGCCAAGATTTGGCTGCCTTCCATTTATTTGTGTAAAATAGTTCATTGAAGCATTGACTGATCTTGGACAACTGCACTGCCCATTCGAGCAGATGCCATTTTCTCCACAAACCGTGGGGTAATTGCAATCACCAAGATAACCAGTAAGAATATCAAACACCTCTTTCCACCCGTCTGCCCACTCATATAGTCTCAAATGCCCATCGGACCCCAATTTCATGTACTGAGCTGAGGAAATCTGAGGCAGGGCAATCACTGAATCCGGATCCCTTGGTTCAGAAGAATGTATATACAAGGCTAAGCTTCCGTTTTGGAACTTGGCATAGCTTGCTTCTTTATTTGCCTTTGTATTATCAACTAACTGTTGATAATAAATTTGTGGAGGATTTGCTTTTACAGAAGCAAACAAACCTTCGTTGTTaacaaaaacagaaaacaaacCTCCTTCAGTTGAGTTGGTAATTGAAACACTAGCCGTCAACTTCTGCCCAGATACCAATTTTTGCCCTGGAACCAAAGAATCAGTAGGATGATCAAAAGATTGCCAGACCACCAAGTTATTCATATCAAAGAGAACCAGGTTTCCTTCCTCGGTCAAGTTTAAACCTACGACGGATCTTCCTGTCGTGTTTGTAGACCAAACTGAAGCCCCATCAGCATCCCGTAAAACCAAATCTCCTCCTGATGTAAGTTGCAGGGTTGCATTGATTTTGACAGGATTATTTCGATTAGCCGACCAGACAACTTGTGGAAATCCTGAGCTTGGCATGACAATGTATGAAACACTGTTAGTCTGAACAATAAAGATTGCAAACATATAGCTATCACATGTGCCATTGCAAAAGAATCCACAAGCATATCTAGGCCCAAATGTTCCTCTGAGCAGAATGGCTCTCACCTTTGAGCCATCTGTAAAATCAACAGAATGGTTAGCTGAGACACTATTGATCCACGTAGTAGACAAATTTGCAGTAGGATAATCAAAAGGCTGTCCATCTACTAactgaagagaaagaagaacggaaataattataaaattccaacattttggaaacattttCAGCAGTTCTTGGATAGCTGGAGGAGAGGGATTAAGGTCCTAGGAATAAGAGAGCTCCTTTTTGGAAATATAGCCTTCGGTGCAGAGACTGACGAAAGGATAATCGGAGTTATATTTTTGTTCCCTTCAAGCTTTCATTATAAAAAGTAGTATTCTATGATAATCAAACTTTTAATTAAACTCAAGTTATTTTTATTCCCTTCAAGTTAAGTATTATATGACAATCTAACTTTTAATTACATTTACTTAGGATTATTATAACATTGATAAGAGCAAACAATCATTAGTAGCTAGCTAGTATAGCTTTTAAATAGCAACTAATTTGTCTTTATGTAAATTTATGATAAACCAACCCCTAATGTAAGAttgatttgaattaaaaaagaaagttaGAAAACTAACCCCAAAATGTAAGATCAAGAGTATTAGTTAAAAACAAAcacaaaatgtaaaaatttttaatGTACTTGCTTATAATTGATCATATGATATTGAGAAAGGAATAATTCAAACAAATGATTTTAATTCAATAATTGATGTATTTGCGTTGCTAGGAAATAAAATGATTGGAGAGTCCAAATTTGATATCTTGTCTTTTACAACTAAAAACATCTTATTGTTAGTTATCGTACAACTTTCGTTTTAAATTTATTACACTTTATTTACTATAATATTGTTTTACTAGTAATAGATAATGTGCTCTGCATGTGATTATAATATCATAAAATATAATATTCTCATACATTAATATTGGCACTAGCTTTGCACTTGCCTTGATGATGATGAAAATAATgaaacattattttttttctaaatcaaTAAATATgatataataaattttaaacatgataataaattaaaaagaaCATAATATGAAACTTCAATAATCAATTAATAAAGGTAtaattgaaataacaaaaactaaaattataaCAATGCTTACACTTACATTTTAAATGAAAATATCAAAATTCACCGTACTTTTtatataataatgatattaatAATGATTATATGTGTGACAACAACAACAACCCCCCGACCAACCACAAACACAGAAAAAGACTTAAAATCTTGACCCGTCATTGGTTGGATGTGAACAAGGGATTAGACCACAACTGTTCAGAAGTTTCCTGCAGGCAGATCTAGCAAGTTTACTTTTTGATTTGTTGGGCAAATCTTTTCTGCAGACATGATGGTCAACTCGTGTAGGATCCATCTGAAGCTTCATGTTTTCCACAAGATATTTTCTAAAAAGGCAGCCTACTGAAAACCAGCTCAAGATATCGCGTGGTGCACGGATAAAAGGCAACCGAAACGCGTATGCCATTGACTGTGGTCTCGCTAGACACATTCAATGTTTTAAATTTATCCTCTCTGTTTTCCGTTCCTGTTTAGGGTTGATGCTAGACCGGGTAGCTTGACTCGGCTCGCAAGCAACTCGGTCAGCAGCTCGGCTCGAGCTCAATTTGACTGAGTTCGAGTTACTTGATAGAAGCAGCGAGCCGAGTTCAAGTTTTAATATTTTGCATTCGAGTCTAATCGAggtttttataatatatattttaatttttattattataaaatgtcaataatatcttttatttaaaattagaGCAAATTATCCGGCTGGCCATTAAACTTTTGCGATCGTTGAGTTTTggtcactcaactattaaaagtcTGGTT
The DNA window shown above is from Coffea arabica cultivar ET-39 chromosome 5e, Coffea Arabica ET-39 HiFi, whole genome shotgun sequence and carries:
- the LOC113688315 gene encoding EP1-like glycoprotein 2 isoform X3 gives rise to the protein MFPKCWNFIIIISILLSLQLGDGQPFDYPTANLSTTWINSVSANHSVDFTDGSKVRAILLRGTFGPRYACGFFCNGKCDSYLFAVFIVQTNSVSNIVMPSLGFPQVVWSANRNHPVKINATLQLTSGGDLVLRDADGTSVWSTNTRGRSVAGLNLTDEGNLVLFDRNNKVVWQSFDHPTDALVPGQKLVSGQKLTASVSITNSTEGDLVLRDADGASVWSTNTTGRSVVGLNLTEEGNLVLFDMNNLVVWQSFDHPTDSLVPGQKLVSGQKLTASVSITNSTEGGLFSVFVNNEGLFASVKANPPQIYYQQLVDNTKANKEASYAKFQNGSLALYIHSSEPRDPDSVIALPQISSAQYMKLGSDGHLRLYEWADGWKEVFDILTGYLGDCNYPTVCGENGICSNGQCSCPRSVNASMNYFTQINGRQPNLGCSEITPLNCNASRYHNFLELKDMTYFTLNADITSTNMDSCKQACLGNCSCKAAIFRYGSNSSNGDCYLPAQIFSLMNNEQDKTHYNSSVFMKVQITPNASAPAKTSPKDVQLTEKIPF